A window of Chrysoperla carnea chromosome 3, inChrCarn1.1, whole genome shotgun sequence genomic DNA:
catcTTCGAGAGGTGGTCTCTGTTGCCAAATCCCAGTTAGTACATATTCAAAGATATAAACAATTCAATACATGTCACCAATGAAGTTTCAAAATTTGTGAATATCCATCTCCGTTTTTCTGTGAATTGGATGAAGTGTTTCAGTTTTCGAGATGCCTAAAACTAATGCAGAGATTTGTAGAGCTTATTACTATCGTAAAAGAAATTTAACTCCAAAAACTAAATGTTTAGCACAAACAAACGCGGAACGTTGTAAGGCGTATAGGCTGCGAAAAAAGAAGATCGCACAAGAACACCAGTCTTCTGATAATGAAGTTTTACCTGCGATTAccgatacaaatttaaataacacagcAATAACTAATAACAGTGctaattattttggttttaagttatatttagttaatACAATTAACACAAATGAAACATTAGATGATAATTTAACAATGGAAGTTGGACTCATTAACAATGAAATACCTGAAGACAACAGCAATGATTTAATGGAAGAAGAAATACGTGTAAAAGAAGAACCagttaattatgaaaatattaaagttgaaaaagaattacaaacagaagtaattattaaaaatgaacccGTTGATGACGAAGTAACAATGGAATTTGGAAAGGAAATACCAGGAGACGGAAGCAATCATTTAATGGAAGAAGAAATACGTGTAAAAGAAGAAccaatttatgaaaatgataataatttgtccacaattaattatgaaaatattaaagttgaaaaagaattacaaacagaactaattattaaaaatgaagccGTCGATGACGAAGTTACAATAGAATTTGGAAATGAAAAACCAGAAGACGGTGTCAAAGATTTAATGGAAGAAGAAATACTTGTAAAAGAAgaatcaattgtttttgatccagttcaaaaagaatttcatacaGAAGTAATTATTAAAGACGAAATAATAGATGAAGAAGAAACTTTTATAGAATCACAACCGATTCATACAGAAAATAGaaatcaatcatttttgtgtgatatttgtaataaaatatttaatagacgaTGTAATTTAGTTCAACACAAGCGACGAGCCCATAACAAAGAAAAGTtatcatgtaatatttgtaataaaacatttacgcaacaatttaatttagttaggcataaattaattcatagcggagaaaaaccatttgtatgtgatgtttgtaataaaacatttaatcaaaaaaacacTTTAGATCAACATAAACGCATTCATAgcggaaaaaaaccattttcatgtgatatttgtcgtaaaaaatttaatcaaaaaccTTATTTAGTTTTACATAAACGTATCCATAATGAAGAAAGacaattttcatgtgatgtttgtaataaaaaatttcatcaaaaacgtaatttaattaGACATAAATGCATTCATactgaagaaaaattattttcttgtgatgtttgtaataaacaatttcatcaaaaagccaatttaattcaacataaacgcATTCATACTGAAGAAAAATTGGAGAGGATAGCACGAAAAAGACCTCGCCCTCGCCCAGATAGGCACGTTAAATTCAGCCACGAGCGCTTATAGCTCGGCATCGGAAGTGTTATGTCCTTATATTATATGCGTTTTTGAATGGTAGTTTAAAAGTTTCGAACTGTTTTGTGATGTATAATGGTTGGAATggtaatattatattcattgggtttaagtttgaaaatgaaaagggggagatatatacaaaaattggaccagTAGAGTTTCTGACAACATCCGGAATAATAAAAGAttaagcttttctgaacaacAATCAATTGACAAACTGTGGTCTTCTATTTTTGTATACTCAACTCTATCTAGCGCCTGTGctaaactttttgaagactgcGTGTTTTGTAATAGTTGAAGTTTTGTTTCAGTTGAATTTGATAGGAGTAGTGTTCCttgaaagtataattatttacaaggagaatatttgaaagtataaaTCTGtgataaaagaattattttcgaATAGAAAAGTAGATATGGGTATattgaaatacaaatattttaacgtagaactattaaaaattagttttatttaattaagtagGAGAATTGATGAGAATTTTCTCTCTTgggctattaaaaaaaatgtttccaaattttttcaagaaattggCTCTCgggaatataatatatttgctACTTTACCTCAcgctgttaattttttttaatgtattagaaaaattgtgagcaaaaattagaagatgaacaacgaaaaataattgttttggaaaacaatttaaaagaagCTGTTGTCAAcgagaataaattaaaattaaaaattgaagaacttgaaatcaaatttcaaGAACTTGATACGTCGGATGATAATAGTGATCATCAGTCTTCTCAAAGtaagaaatttctaaaaaaatttcattagaaaaGTTACCGAGAACcacataataatatgtttattactTTTAGCGGTTCCTAGTTAAAAGcatcttgttttaaaaaattttaattttattttttagttcaattatCTGGTAACCCCCTTgaagatatgaaaaaaaaattaaattttaatgaaaaacagattcaaacattaaataaacaaaatgatacACTACGAAATACAATtgataaactttctaaaatgaTACCACCATCCAAATcgtaattgaaattaatatattcttagtttaaaatattattatcttacaaaaatcgatttatatatataaatttaaataaattttattcattttttgaattatctagtgttttttaatttgttttctccTACAAGTAATTGTCTAGCCCATTTTTATTAgcattttacaaacttttttatctatgtattaaaactttaaagatACGGTCACGTtagcttaaattttaaatattctttttacaaACGTTTGTTAAAATTACATGCGGTTGAATAGAGATATAACGTGCGTTGAATTTGAGCTCAGCTTGAATAGGAGTGATACAATGTATTACTCAAACCAATGTAAAACACAATGTATTCATGAAACTTTGGAATGTTGTTCAGGGATGATtaattaaccaaattttcatcaataacttttttcaaactAACTCATTTCGTTTAATTTTGGAGTATGAATGACACAATTGCGccaaaaaatgtattgaaaacTTGCAACTTTAGTAACACAGATACCTTAATACGagttcataaaaaacaaactattatattatttatttatacataataatacatAACATATGTACTgtcataaataataacatatatacaaaattgaaaactatttttttgttggtgGTGTCACTGGTGGACCACTCACTTTTGTGGGATcgaatttatatgttttaattattggaCCACGTCCTGCTCGTTGAAATTGCATATCGTCAAATCTTTCACGTTCTTCTAATTCTTTAGCAATTTTCATATTACGCCATGCTGTAAAATTAAACGTAAACGTTAATATGTAAAAGAGTCGTTAAACAATCTCTCCAAAGAATAAGTACTTTTAGTTAATTGACACTAATGGTTAATACATTAATGAAGAAAGACGAAAAAATGACAAAGAAGGTGGGTCCTCTAGATATCCGGGAGTGTCTAACACTACGTGTTAGGCACTCCTACTTTATGTGAGTAACACCAGTTATGTGTAACCTTTTCGTGTCTATTCTATTTGTATGCTTGTgtataaagaaaacacaaatgTTATCGTACTTATATCGTACGTAATATTAAACAAGTCATTTGACttataaaaaatccaaaaaatttggaataaatgtaaaaaggttagtttcataataaaaatatgcaattatcaGTTAAAGATAAGAACggcagataaaataaataaataaaaattcaagtagTGTTTTACTTACATTCTTTCATTCCTTCAACAAATGGCTTTGGTTTAACAGGTAAATTTTCTGGATTATGTGTAACTAATggatcaatattaaaataacttcgTACAGATGGTATACGTAAAAATCCAACTTgtaataatgatataaaatttgttgatacCCAGTAACATAATATTGCTCCAgggaaatttattgtaaaaggtATAATAATAACTGGTAGCGCTCTTAATACATAACgcattgtttgtaaattttgagAGGATAATCTGGCAGCATCAGTACCAAcctggaatattttttattaacatttaatttcagAACCTTTATCAGTCTATCTGCTATTTTTTTGGTGCTTATTGCTAACCAAgatgaatattaaattacctCAATTGTAACCCACATAGTAAAACTGGTTATAACTGGTAATATGTAAAATGGATCTGGTAAAGTTAAATCAGTGAACCAAAATAATCCACCATAACGCATACTATCAACAGGTACATTTGCCATTCCACGTAAGcccataaaaaatgatataaaaagggGTGcctaagtaaaaaaaacaaaatttaat
This region includes:
- the LOC123295595 gene encoding mitochondrial inner membrane protein OXA1L-like, producing the protein MCVRILIFPLVIIAQRNAAIMNNHMPRLQELQVKMSEARQSGNNLDAARYGQEMMVFMKEKKLNPLKNMLVPLAQAPLFISFFMGLRGMANVPVDSMRYGGLFWFTDLTLPDPFYILPVITSFTMWVTIEVGTDAARLSSQNLQTMRYVLRALPVIIIPFTINFPGAILCYWVSTNFISLLQVGFLRIPSVRSYFNIDPLVTHNPENLPVKPKPFVEGMKESWRNMKIAKELEERERFDDMQFQRAGRGPIIKTYKFDPTKVSGPPVTPPTKK